In Lepisosteus oculatus isolate fLepOcu1 chromosome 29, fLepOcu1.hap2, whole genome shotgun sequence, the genomic window GAGGTTTACGTCCAAAGAGATTCCAGGGAAATATTCACACCAGACAGACCGGGGGTAAATCCAAAATCTCCGCAATAATCAGAAAGGGCGACTGCCCAGAAATAATCCTGTATATTTTTTTGAAGCTGAATGTCAGGGTATTGGTCCTTTGGTGCCCGGGCGTTTTACACATTTGTCAAATTCCGCACTACACACTGCATGCAAGCAGCAACTAATTATAgaacaacttttaaaaaaatccggCAAGTATTGTGTACATCAATTGAAACTTTCAAATTATTCCATTGCATATCCATCCGGACACGGGCGTTTACCTTGTTATCCGGTTCTTAACCAATTCTGCTTATGTTGCCACAGAATTAGTCACTTTCTACGTCCTTCCTGGTCGTTTTCCAGCCCAAGATGTTCACCCACAGTAGGTCTCTCTCCAAAGTGAATTCAACAGCATGAGATACTGATGAACCGGGATTAATTCCACACAGTCCACTGGCCACAtgtgtaaattttaaaaatcccttTTAGTTTTTCGTCTATTGCAATACAATTTTAGTGGTTTGTGCTTCTAATAGTTTTAAGAGGTGTGCCCAGACTTGAAAATAGTTACTAAATTAAGgtcttttcagatttaaaataatttgcattgctTTGAGTATACTGACCAAAATTATGACGATGCATTTAGCTTCCCATTATCAGGGTTTTCCTTTATCAAGAATACCACTGTTCATCCAAAGCTATGCCTGAGGAGACCAATCTGGAAAAACCTACAATTTAATGAAGACTGGAAGCAATTTTCCACAAAAACTGTGCAAAGGGATTTCTTTATGCATTCCCAGTATTTAGGGTAATATCAGAGGGTTTTCAGTGAGAGACCTTGCTCTGACTGCCCAGGAGGGGAGCAGAAGCTCAGCTATACACCCATTGCAGAGGGGATCCTGGGTAACTTTAGAATGGTCAATTCCCAGGATTTTCTTTAGGAACTTTTTGAACAAAGCTTCTGAAAACACCCTGAAAAATGCGAAGGGGGAAACACCGAAGGTACGTAATGCACGATGTTTGTTAGTCTTGCATCACAGTGAACGGCGAGGGTCCTTTCATCTATCAAAGGATATTGGCATTTTCAACAATATCGGCTACATAAGGTTTTAGATTTATTCCAGAATAACTCCTCCAGGGGACCATTTAAATGGGAATACTCTTTTCGACATACTTAATGGCATTGGCACAGCCTTCCCCTGGTTAATTCAAGTCAGATAGGTCAGTTTATCTGTAAAACAAGCCCAAGATGGTTGTAGATTAAAAGGACCTGCATGAAGACTTACTTTAACAGTCTGACTACCAATACCTTTATATCTTGCTTTTTACCATTTGCTCCAAGAAGGCTAGCAAAGTAGCAGCTAGGACAGACCAAACACCCCTGGCATATTCCACAACAGAAGGGAAAACGCATCCAATGTTCACTTACACACACTCTTCTATGCTGGAGAATCCATGTTTCAACACCAGTGGTCTCCCATCAACATGGAGAAGGCATTCCGTTGTATAAACTTGTTCAGAACCCTTCAAGACATTGGTTTTGGAgcctacatttttttatttaataatcaaCAGCTACAATATGCACAAATTCAGAGAAGgctataagaaaaataaaactaggaGAGGCACAGGTTTTATATATTGGAATTTAATTATCAAAATTCAACATAAGgcagtgaaattaaaaaaaaagtttggtcGCTAAAATCAAAATGAGATACATAATTCTTACTCTCACGCCACCTCATTTTACAGAGAGCTAGAAGGGAACAGACTAAGTACTCCACATGAGGAGCAGAGATTATGCGTTCCTGTCAATCCTGACATCGATCTCTCTCCCATTCAGCCTGTAGCCATTCATCGTGCGACAGGCTCTCTCTGCGGTCTCTGGATTCTCAAATCGCACCACGCCACATCCCTTTGACTTGCCGTTTTCCATTTTAATGTCGGCATATTGCACATGACCTATGTAGGAACAGAAAGATGCAAAATATCAGTAGGAGCTCATGAAAGTAGCAATGAAAGCCTATACAGCCCATTTTACAAAACATAAGAAGATTAAGACTCTCTGCCTTACCAAATCCCTTTAAAACTAGTGGACAAACACCTGAGAACTAAAACGAGGGATCAAGTTAAATGTTCACAAGTAGGACTCACCACAGGAGTTGAAGGTGTCTTTCAGCATCTTCCAGGTGAAATCAAAGGGAAGctataaaggaaaataaaaataagatttagAAACAGTTATTTTTCTGCAGGGGTGAAAATTAAAACTACAATAGAGCAATCAACCTCAACACACACACGTACCATGAAGCCCAAAAATGCCAGATAAATCAATGACACAAGTTAAAGGATCATTGTATTACTCACATTTCTGACAAAGATCTGGCAGCCCTTCCTGGCATTCatgccagagccagggcctccTCCACCGGCTCCACCAAAAGGGGCCCCAAAGCCTCCGCGTTCCAGATCCGCAGGTCTATCGAACTGGGCTCCCACTCCACCAGAGCCCATCCGATCCAGGCTCGAGCCCATGCGGTCGAGCCCAGAGCTGGGGAAACGATCAAGGCCCGTGGACCCGAGACGATCATAGCTGGAACCCATCCTGTCCAGGCCTGAGCTCATCCTATCCATGCCCATTGGGGTCATGAAATCCATGCCGGAGCCCATCCGATCTAAATTGGACGGGCCCAGACGGTCGTACCCGGCGGGGCCAAGGCGGTCCACCTGGGAGCTCATACGGTCTAGGCCCGATCCCAACCGATCCATACTGGGACCGAGCCGGTCAAGCCCGGAGCCCATCCGGTCATAGCCAGAACCCAGCCTGTCCATGTCAGAGACACGGTCCATCCTGTCCATTCCCATCCCGACCCGGTCCATCCCTGGCATGCGGTCCATTCCAGAGCCCATGCGGTCCAGATTAGAGCTCATGCGGTCCATACCCATAGAATTACCTGTAGATGGGGGAGGAGGGGGAATCAGGCCAATATTAAAACGGTACTTCAACTTTAATTTTACAAGTTTGCTAGCCTAAGTAAAAGAAGTGCATCCTGCACGCATCACGAGGATTCCTCAATAAAAGCACATGGAGCAGTAAAGCATCGTGCCTTGTACGAAAATCTGTCCTATGTAAAAGGTGTCATGTGTTTCCAAGATGGAGAATAAAAGTACAAAGCTTTACTGAAAATATACTAACCCATTCCCCTTTCGAAGGAGTCTCCAAAACCACTGCGTGACATTCCCATCTCACTCCTGCCAAACTCTCGATCATAGCCACCTCCTAAGCCACGTTCCATCTCTGTAAAAATCATACAGGAATTAATCAAGGAATCaactgaacaaaaaacaaacaataacgGAATACGGTTATGGTACTTACCGCTCATCCTCCCCATTCCAGAAGGTCCATAGCGGTCCATGCTACTCATACCCCCCCCAAAGTTATCCATTCCTGTggttaagaaaaaatgaaaaaggatgctcactcactcattctactgcaCCACTGGCCAGGGATGACCCCCAGAATACAGTACTCCAAGATCAatccacacttttcaaaaccaacAGGACATGCGACCAAGTTTAGATAAGCACACAATACGTACCACCCATTCTGCCCACGTTGCCATAGCCCATCCCATCCATTCCTGTGAAGAAAGACCGAAAAACTCCTAAGTTTATGTATCAACTTATAAAAATCAATGCAGTCTTTAGTCCATGTGATTTAAGTTATGATCAATTTGAGTGCCCTCACCTCCTGGGCCCATGTTTCCCATTCCTCCCCCACCTCCTCTGTTGAGCTGGTTGGCATCGATGGGCTGGCCACCTGGTCCCAGTCCCAGCCCAATACCACTCAGGCCACCTGGCGGGAGAAGAGTCAAACATTAACTTGCAACGTATTCTAGCTGCTCAAAATAAAGTTTCacaattcaaaaacaaaattcacaaGTCTCGTAACCAGGGAGGACCACCAACTTACGGGGAAGCTGTGGTGGTCTCTCTGGTGGTGGGAAGTCACCCTTCGGCAAAGACTTCTCATCCTGCAAGGAGAGAATTCACAAAATCACTGccatgtttattttatatacagccGGAAAAGGGTTAAGAAATGGCAAGAAAGTCTATCAAGAAAGATGAGGAAAACTACTTACCAGTTTGACGTGCATGACTCGGTTGAATAGGAGCTGTCCATTGAACATTGCTGAGTTGCCACTAAGGAAAACTGCATAGAATTGATTGCATCTGTGACCATACAAGACCAAGTCTCTAATTTGAATTCCAGGCAAATATTAACTAGGTATTATGCTCTATATTTTACAGGAAAACAATGCAGTCCTAGACCAGACCTGCAAATTTTAAGCTATAAAAGAACCCAATCAATCaatatttgaaacattttatatCTCCCCTTATCCAGACACAGACAAGTGCTTAAAAAGGATACACACAGCTTGGACAGCCTCAATGGGCAACTCAAAAGAGATTGTTCCCATTCCACGGCTTTTTCCATCCTTGTCCTCCAGGATATCAGCGCGTATAACATTCCCAGCCATTCCAAAGACCTCTTTCAGCTTCTTCCAGCCAACCTTGTAGTCAAGCTGATGAAAACAAAACGAGTATTTGCTCCTAAATTGCTATTTACATTTAATCATATTGATTGACAGTCATGAAAAATTAACACCCCCATCATGTAAACCACATGCAACTCAATCacagtcccaaaacaaacactcAGAGTGTGCATTCCATAAATGTTCAATCAGCTACAAGCAGTTTAAGAGAAAAGCTTTTTTCCTTTATAATGAGCTCAAACTGTCACACTggacattaaaaacaaagtagTCGCAAATCAGCCCCCCTTCTTACATTAGCGACGAAGACTGTGCTTCCTATTTTGCCAGCCTGTAGCCCATGGATGATCTCGCTGGGAATGTTTGGGTTATTCATGAGGCTGGGGGGGATATTGACCATCGACGGACCACCAGGTCCCGGGCCCATTCCCATCCCCATGCCACCAGGAGGTGGGCCACCTCCAGCTCTCTGTGCAGCACGACGAGCGAACTCCCCATCCACATCCTGGGGAGACAGGGAGGGAAGAACACCTTTTTACTCAAGTATAACTGCAATATaggaaatgaaaccattaaACAAGTTATGAGTTAAACATTAAGGGCTAAAACCATTTAAGTTGATTAAAAACCAGAAGGCAAGCAATTCACTCACAATGCACCCAGGACTACTGCTAATCAGAGTCACCTCACATTAGAGCCATCATAGTAAGCACATTACACTGTAGGAATAAAATAGGGAAATGTTCATTCTACTTAGTGAAAAGTAGTTTAACATTAAAGACATGGAGTTGTGCAATACAGATTCTTCACTAAAATCTTTTCAACACTGCCATCAGGCTTACCTCTTTGACTTTTAGGGGGCGTCCATTCAGAACGTGCTTATTCACCTTCTCCACAGCTTTCTTCATTAGCTCTTCAGTCCTGAACTCAACAACACTGTTGAACATAGACAATGTTACTACTTTCGCCGAGGAGTTAAAAGatataaaaagtttaattttgaaaggatACTTACGCACAGCCCTTTTGACCACAGGAGAGGCCATTGAAAGGGGCAatgggaaaaggagaaaaaacaaaattagacaGTGAAACAAATCTACCGACCCTGGAAAAAAAGCAGTAAAATGTGGAGcatgttcatttcattttaaccaCATACCCTAGAGGTAACCATGCACAAAGTCCCCTGAAGCCACTATTTGCATAAACGTGTCCCTTTTTGAGGAATGACATCCTCAATGTCTTGCCATTTGAGTACAAAAAGAGCTGAACCAAATTTCAGAACCAAGCCTTGCCCAAGCCAGCAGCATTTCATAAATGCAAGGAAGGCATCTTACTCTACCTTGAGAGCCTAACATTTCACCTTTGCCACATCGAGTACAAAAGCACCCAGGGTAAACTCGACCCTAGAATGCTTGAATCAAAGAGTGGGACACATGCATGGGCGTACCTTCAAAGTATTTCGACAGCACCATACGATAAAGCCATTTAACCACCCAACTGAAGGGTGTCAACTGCTTTAAGGAGATACGGACGCGCTAAAACTCCGCCAGATCCAATCCAACGAGAGAAACTGTGCCAGTTGCCAAATTCACAACTCCCACAGGACTGGCAGTTCAAAGCCCACATTCTCAAATGGATACATTCCCCACAAAACTCAGCATTGATCAAGACTACATTACAGAGAAGAATTTCACCTTCTTTCACCCTGGTGAACAGGGCCTTATTCACCAGTGAcaagttttttcttcttttcaaagaTAAACCCGTGATTTCCACAAGTCTGAACATCCAAACATTGACAAAAGAACTCAAGCTTACGAACAAATGTTCGTCTCTCACTTACCCTCGACTTGCCTTCTGCGTCCATTAAGTGTTCCACGTATGTTACCTCACCCACTACAAATCAGATTCCAGACGACACACACCAAGGGAGAGAAGCCAAGAAAACAATGGGGGTTTAGAACAAACAGACAACCGTGCGATGACCGTGAGCTGGGTTATCAAATTCAGAGCTTCCCAGTCCCTTAACCACAACACTGCTGGTACAGGTGTACAAAGTAAATGTGCTTTTAAATGCCTTCTTAACTTTTCCTTGACAAAGTAGTCCTCAACCACCTGAAATCAATCCGGACCAACTGAAGACCGGTTGCACTcagggctttaaaaaaaaaactatccaaTTTCGTAATACCACCACCATTTTAAGCTAACAGCAGGGGATTCTTCATGGGAAGAATATACAAATCTGAGAACAAAGCCATGAAGATCCACGACATTTATGATCAACCAGTTTACTGCTCACAATCCTGCTGTATTGCAACCTGTACAACTTCAGAAGAAACGCATATCTAGCATTAACAACTCCTATTTGACTCCTATCCACATGTCAAGagctttaaatgtgcaactccCCAAGATCTTACAAATGGCCGTCACCAGTTCAGCTG contains:
- the hnrnpm gene encoding heterogeneous nuclear ribonucleoprotein M isoform X1, producing the protein MKKAVEKVNKHVLNGRPLKVKEDVDGEFARRAAQRAGGGPPPGGMGMGMGPGPGGPSMVNIPPSLMNNPNIPSEIIHGLQAGKIGSTVFVANLDYKVGWKKLKEVFGMAGNVIRADILEDKDGKSRGMGTISFELPIEAVQAVSMFNGQLLFNRVMHVKLDEKSLPKGDFPPPERPPQLPRGLSGIGLGLGPGGQPIDANQLNRGGGGGMGNMGPGGMDGMGYGNVGRMGGMDNFGGGMSSMDRYGPSGMGRMSEMERGLGGGYDREFGRSEMGMSRSGFGDSFERGMGNSMGMDRMSSNLDRMGSGMDRMPGMDRVGMGMDRMDRVSDMDRLGSGYDRMGSGLDRLGPSMDRLGSGLDRMSSQVDRLGPAGYDRLGPSNLDRMGSGMDFMTPMGMDRMSSGLDRMGSSYDRLGSTGLDRFPSSGLDRMGSSLDRMGSGGVGAQFDRPADLERGGFGAPFGGAGGGGPGSGMNARKGCQIFVRNLPFDFTWKMLKDTFNSCGHVQYADIKMENGKSKGCGVVRFENPETAERACRTMNGYRLNGREIDVRIDRNA
- the hnrnpm gene encoding heterogeneous nuclear ribonucleoprotein M isoform X2, with product MSTETPTEKPAQAEINGKPTHESRKERPQKRGGGSRFEPYGSSKRYRVFVSNIPFDVKWQALKDLMKEKVGEVTYVEHLMDAEGKSRGCAVVEFRTEELMKKAVEKVNKHVLNGRPLKVKEDVDGEFARRAAQRAGGGPPPGGMGMGMGPGPGGPSMVNIPPSLMNNPNIPSEIIHGLQAGKIGSTVFVANLDYKVGWKKLKEVFGMAGNVIRADILEDKDGKSRGMGTISFELPIEAVQAVSMFNGQLLFNRVMHVKLDEKSLPKGDFPPPERPPQLPRGLSGIGLGLGPGGQPIDANQLNRGGGGGMGNMGPGGMDGMGYGNVGRMGGMDNFGGGMSSMDRYGPSGMGRMSEMERGLGGGYDREFGRSEMGMSRSGFGDSFERGMGNSMGMDRMSSNLDRMGSGMDRMPGMDRVGMGMDRMDRVSDMDRLGSGYDRMGSGLDRLGPSMDRLGSGLDRMSSQVDRLGPAGYDRLGPSNLDRMGSGMDFMTPMGMDRMSSGLDRMGSSYDRLGSTGLDRFPSSGLDRMGSSLDRMGSGGVGAQFDRPADLERGGFGAPFGGAGGGGPGSGMNARKGCQIFVRNLPFDFTWKMLKDTFNSCGHVQYADIKMENGKSKGCGVVRFENPETAERACRTMNGYRLNGREIDVRIDRNA